In a genomic window of Lathamus discolor isolate bLatDis1 chromosome 4, bLatDis1.hap1, whole genome shotgun sequence:
- the MAB21L1 gene encoding putative nucleotidyltransferase MAB21L1 has product MIAAQAKLVYHLNKYYNEKCQARKAAIAKTIREVCKVVSDVLKEVEVQEPRFISSLNEMDNRYEGLEVISPTEFEVVLYLNQMGVFNFVDDGSLPGCAVLKLSDGRKRSMSLWVEFITASGYLSARKIRSRFQTLVAQAVDKCSYRDVVKMVADTSEVKLRIRDRYVVQITPAFKCTGIWPRSAAHWPLPHIPWPGPNRVAEVKAEGFNLLSKECHSLAGKQSSAESDAWVLQFAEAENRLQMGGCRKKCLSILKTLRDRHLELPGQPLNNYHMKTLVSYECEKHPRESDWDESCLGDRLNGILLQLISCLQCRRCPHYFLPNLDLFQGKPHSALENAAKQTWRLAREILTNPKSLEKL; this is encoded by the coding sequence ATGATCGCGGCCCAGGCCAAGCTGGTGTATCACTTGAATAAATACTACAACGAGAAATGCCAAGCCAGGAAAGCTGCCATCGCCAAAACGATCCGAGAAGTCTGCAAAGTAGTGTCGGACGTGCTGAAGGAGGTGGAGGTGCAGGAGCCTCGCTTCATCAGTTCCTTGAACGAGATGGACAATCGCTACGAGGGGTTGGAAGTTATCTCCCCCACGGAGTTTGAAGTCGTGCTGTACCTGAACCAAATGGGGGTGTTCAACTTCGTGGACGACGGCTCCTTGCCGGGCTGCGCTGTGTTAAAGTTAAGCGACGGGCGAAAGAGGAGTATGTCCCTCTGGGTGGAGTTCATCACGGCGTCTGGCTACCTCTCCGCTCGCAAAATCCGGTCCAGATTTCAGACTCTGGTGGCTCAAGCAGTGGATAAGTGCAGTTACAGAGACGTGGTAAAGATGGTGGCGGACACCAGCGAAGTGAAGCTGAGGATCAGGGATCGGTACGTGGTGCAGATCACTCCGGCGTTCAAGTGCACGGGGATCTGGCCGCGGAGCGCTGCCCACTGGCCGCTCCCCCACATCCCCTGGCCGGGACCCAACAGGGTGGCCGAGGTCAAGGCGGAAGGCTTCAACCTCTTGTCCAAGGAGTGCCACTCTCTGGCCGGCAAGCAAAGCTCGGCCGAGAGCGATGCCTGGGTGCTGCAGTTCGCGGAAGCTGAGAACAGACTGCAGATGGGCGGCTGCAGGAAGAAATGCCTCTCTATCCTCAAAACCTTACGGGACCGTCACCTGGAGCTGCCGGGCCAGCCCCTGAATAATTATCACATGAAGACTCTGGTTTCCTACGAGTGCGAAAAGCATCCCCGCGAATCGGACTGGGACGAGTCGTGCCTGGGCGACAGGCTCAACGGGATTTTACTGCAGCTCATCTCCTGCCTCCAGTGCAGGAGATGCCCGCATTACTTCTTGCCCAACTTAGACCTCTTTCAGGGCAAACCTCACTCGGCCCTGGAAAACGCGGCAAAACAAACGTGGCGACTGGCTAGGGAAATACTTACCAACCCGAAAAGTTTGGAGAAACTTTAG